The following are from one region of the Juglans regia cultivar Chandler chromosome 10, Walnut 2.0, whole genome shotgun sequence genome:
- the LOC108987817 gene encoding uncharacterized protein LOC108987817 — translation MRPPLSPRTLLFFTSYSSPLLVKISHFSSSSHYASHSIHPGRRHDEESRNVRVSVWWDFENCNLPSGVNVFKVAHSITAAVRASGIKGPVTITAFGDVFQLSRAKQEALSSTGINITHIPNGGKNSADRSLLVDLMYWVSQNPPPAHLFLISGDRDFASILHRLRMNNYNILLASPESTPGVLCSAASIMWHWPSLIRGETPTGKHFNQPPDGPYGSWYGHSKVPLEDPFSVTEQPASRAEDLPEPSPDSKPRPVPKIMTKLIRCILNSHPEGISITELRSKLGNTLNIDRDFYGYKKFSVFLLSMPHILKLQSERDGQFVVRGITSKTPEPFQSNPALFPELASNNAVQDFSATSKSNGELGSVAGGVNGKPSLSPSPELNVKGPPKKIQGPSALGRSVTGVMDEKSAVPSSPELNVEEVQQHSPHEEKGVEQVKNHHLPPVVELDSASAVGFLKRVWRKCFGRIDGGPMNKIQSNLEKCSTSGVMSEKKGHETAEYGSTVNGSKMAKAEDKCVNSTSLDAKPICQVPYSSANNGSAIDSKTATVSEAYGNNSSTGPGFFNQMVYWCKFWRSNPNSDILNDQPRDKLEQNLSKNKVEQNLSKNKLEQINSCSEKHSLFSMDSFWSDMESFLGTVNGSVIVSQSRNREQMAQNLRKEGPPALRSLSESDVLHLVDLLISEMKWMEECPSQTSPFKLTRPVGSLVQARGSNGLSSIFLGTTLPTAEHGEIKYQNIPHTGVSPPAVHKKPSVRSRSDILADCQKLVNEILKNYPNGFNMGSFRKTFLERHGYPLDLQKLGHQSLVSLLQIMPGVKIVSTQIFPSSEALSSSGLEIALPDSQESSASPSVANSDSDLSDSTKKNDDFESPWEELGPVADTSSTKNEMESVRSRSDILADCQKLVNEILKNYPNGFNMGSFRKTFLERHGYPLDLQKLGHQSLVSLLQIMPGVKIVSTQIFPSSEASSSSGLEIALPDSQENSASHSESNSDSELSDSTKKNDDFESPWEEFGPVADSSSTKNEMESIRSRSDMLADCQKLVNEILKNYPNGFNMRSFRKTFLERHGYPLDLQKLGHQSLVSLLQIIPGVKIVSTQIFPSSEASSSSGLEIALPDSQENSASHSVANSDSELSDSTKKNDDFDPPWEELGPVADTSSTQNEMESVSRKKTIEQTERQKYPDYEPSISDDDFSDSEGETSLLAGGEKHGKRMNEEDSSLVRILDSWYSTKEGDNRKNELENVDGIVDCSTNGSKPSGSSAIGTGSETCTGNSVRRQRAQKTFSFVADPVEANKDKLIDGILGSLKKSDESRVRG, via the exons GTGGAAAGAACAGTGCTGATAGGTCTCTTCTTGTAGATCTTATGTATTGGGTTTCTCAAAATCCTCCACCAGCAcatctctttttaatttctggTGACAGGGACTTTGCTAGCATTTTACACAGGTTAAGAATGAACAACTACAATATATTGCTTGCAAGTCCTGAAAGTACACCTGGTGTTCTTTGTAGTGCTGCAAGTATCATGTGGCATTGGCCTTCATTGATTAGAGGGGAAACCCCGACTGGGAAGCATTTTAATCAACCCCCAGATGGTCCCTATGGTTCTTGGTATGGCCACTCTAAGGTGCCTCTTGAAGATCCCTTCTCAGTTACTGAGCAACCAGCCTCACGAGCTGAGGACTTGCCTGAACCTAGTCCTGATTCTAAGCCTCGTCCTGTTCCAAAGATAATGACAAAGCTGATTCGCTGTATATTGAATAGTCATCCTGAAGGAATTTCCATTACAGAACTTCGTTCCAAGTTGGGAAATACTTTGAACATAGACAGAGACTTTTATGGGTATAAAAAGTTTTCCGTCTTTCTTCTATCAATGCCACACATTTTAAAGCTTCAGTCTGAACGTGATGGTCAATTTGTTGTACGTGGTATCACCTCTAAAACCCCTGAACCATTTCAGTCCAATCCAGCTTTGTTCCCAGAACTTGCAAGTAATAACGCAGTCCAAGACTTCTCTGCAACTTCAAAGTCAAATGGTGAGCTAGGATCTGTTGCTGGAGGTGTAAATGGGAAGCCATCATTGTCTCCATCCCCCGAGTTGAATGTGAAGGGGCCTCCTAAAAAAATTCAAGGACCTTCTGCACTTGGCAGATCTGTTACAGGAGTGATGGATGAGAAGTCAGCAGTGCCTTCATCCCCTGAATTAAATGTTGAGGAGGTGCAACAGCACTCTCCACATGAGGAGAAGGGTGTTGAACAGGTGAAGAACCATCATTTGCCTCCAGTGGTGGAACTAGATTCTGCATCTGCAGTGGGttttttaaagagagtttgGAGAAAATGTTTTGGCAGAATTGATGGTGGTCCCATGAATAAAATTCAAAGCAATCTAGAAAAATGTTCTACTTCTGGTGTTATGTCTGAGAAAAAAGGTCATGAAACTGCTGAATATGGTTCCACTGTTAATGGCTCAAAAATGGCAAAAGCTGAGGACAAATGTGTGAACTCAACAAGCCTGGATGCTAAACCAATATGTCAGGTGCCATATTCTTCTGCCAACAATGGGTCGGCTATAGACAGCAAAACTGCTACAGTTTCTGAAGCTTATGGTAATAACTCAAGCACAGGTCCAGGTTTCTTCAACCAGATGGTATATTGGTGTAAATTTTGGAGAAGTAACCCAAATTCTGATATATTAAATGATCAACCCAGAGATAAACTGGAGcagaacttatcaaaaaataaagtggagcagaacttatcaaaaaataaactggAGCAGATAAATAGTTGTTCTGAAAAGCATAGCTTATTTTCTATGGATTCTTTTTGGAGTGACATGGAATCTTTTCTGGGCACAGTCAATGGTTCAGTTATTGTCTCCCAGTCAAGGAACAG GGAACAGATGGCACAAAATCTGAGAAAGGAAGGGCCTCCAGCTCTTAGATCTCTGAGTGAAAGTGACGTCCTCCATTTGGTAGATTTATTAATATCAGAAATGAAATGGATGGAAGAATGCCCCTCACAGACATCACCTTTCAAACTCACTCGGCCGGTTGGCTCTTTGGTTCAAGCTCGCGGTTCAAATGGGTTGAGCTCTATCTTTCTGGGCACAACATTACCGACAGCAGAACATggagaaataaaatatcaaaatattcctCATACTGGAGTTTCTCCACCTGCTGTTCACAAGAAACCTTCAGTCAGATCTAGAAGTGATATATTAGCTGATTGTCAGAAGCTCGTGAATGAGATATTAAAGAATTATCCAAATGGGTTTAATATGGGCTCCTTTAGAAAAACTTTCCTTGAGAGGCATGGTTATCCTCTTGATTTACAGAAGCTTGGGCATCAAAGTTTGGTATCCCTGTTACAGATAATGCCTGGGGTGAAAATAGTCTCCACTCAGATTTTTCCCTCTAGTGAAGCCTTAAGTAGTTCAGGCCTAGAAATTGCCCTTCCTGATAGTCAAGAAAGTAGTGCTAGTCCTTCAGTTGCCAATTCAGATAGTGACTTGTCTGATTCAACAAAGAAGAATGATGATTTTGAGTCTCCATGGGAAGAATTAGGGCCTGTTGCTGATACAAGTTCTActaaaaatgaaatggaatcAGTCAGATCTAGAAGTGATATATTAGCTGATTGTCAGAAGCTCGTGAATGAGATATTAAAGAATTATCCAAATGGGTTTAATATGGGCTCCTTCAGAAAAACTTTCCTTGAGAGGCATGGTTATCCTCTTGATTTACAGAAGCTTGGGCATCAAAGTTTGGTATCCCTGTTACAGATAATGCCTGGGGTGAAAATAGTCTCCACTCAGATTTTTCCCTCTAGTGAAGCCTCAAGTAGTTCAGGCCTAGAAATTGCCCTTCCTGATAGTCAAGAAAATAGTGCTAGTCATTCAGAGTCCAATTCAGATAGTGAATTGTCTGATTCAACAAAGAAGAATGATGATTTTGAGTCTCCATGGGAAGAATTCGGGCCTGTTGCTGATTCAAGTTctacaaaaaatgaaatggaatcAATCAGATCTAGAAGTGATATGTTAGCTGATTGTCAGAAGCTCGTGAATGAGATATTAAAGAATTATCCAAATGGGTTTAATATGCGCTCCTTCAGAAAAACTTTCCTTGAGAGGCATGGTTATCCTCTTGATTTACAGAAGCTTGGGCATCAAAGTTTGGTATCCCTGTTACAGATAATACCTGGGGTGAAAATAGTCTCCACTCAGATTTTTCCCTCTAGTGAAGCCTCAAGTAGTTCAGGCCTAGAAATTGCCCTTCCTGATAGTCAAGAAAATAGTGCTAGTCATTCAGTTGCTAATTCAGATAGTGAATTGTCTGATTCAACAAAGAAGAATGATGATTTTGACCCTCCATGGGAAGAATTAGGGCCTGTTGCTGATACAAGTTCTACACAAAATGAAATGGAATCAGTGTCAAGGAAGAAAACTATAGAACAAACAGAGAGGCAAAAATATCCTGATTATGAACCTTCCATCTCTGATGATGACTTTTCTGATTCAGAAGGGGAGACCTCTTTATTAGCTGGAGGTGAAAAGCATGGGAAGAGAATGAACGAGGAAGATAGCTCCCTAGTGCGAATTCTAGATTCCTGGTACAGCACTAAGGAAGGTGACAATAGAAAGAACGAGTTAGAAAATGTTGATGGCATTGTTGATTGTTCAACAAACGGTTCAAAGCCATCTGGTTCATCCGCTATTGGAACCGGCAGTGAAACTTGTACAGGAAACTCTGTACGGAGGCAAAGAGCTCAAAAGACTTTTTCATTTGTTGCTGACCCAGTTGAGGCTAACAAGGACAAGCTGATTGATGGAATATTGGGTAGCCTGAAGAAATCAGATGAATCAAGGGTGCGGGGCTGA
- the LOC108985188 gene encoding citrate-binding protein-like, which translates to MVLLMLLPFSCLFQLMISFHTCASKPIDLTKGFISLPLNRSNLVVQKPYDVPENHRYSFTNGVHKLWVYSTDKPHSPASKTNPRTEIRVQGYDYSSGVWQFEAYGYVPCGTSGVCVMQVFGSSPPHATTLMLRVYNDSLSYYRAPVLVPKIYDTWFRLNVIHDVEASNVKVYIDGILKYEASGRGGKSHYFKCGVYAQNDDSFYMESRWKGIKVLKK; encoded by the exons ATGGTTCTGTTAATGCTTTTGCCATTCAGCTGCCTTTTTCAGTTGATGATCAGTTTCCATACTTGTGCCTCGAAACCCATTGATCTCACAAAAGGGTTCATCTCCCTCCCGCTTAATCGATCAAATTTAGTCGTACAAAAACCCTACGACGTACCTGAAAATCATCGATACAGTTTCACCAATGGAGTTCACAAACTGTGGGTATATTCTACAGACAAGCCTCACTCTCCTGCCAGCAAAACGAATCCCCGCACTGAGATCCGCGTACAA GGGTATGATTATTCTTCTGGTGTTTGGCAATTCGAAGCATATGGGTACGTGCCATGTGGTACATCCGGCGTCTGCGTCATGCAAGTGTTTGGATCAAGCCCTCCCCATGCCACAACCCTAATGCTTAGAGTATATAATGATTCGCTCTCTTACTATAGGGCTCCGGTCCTCGTCCCCAAGATTTACGACACATGGTTTCGGCTAAACGTAATCCATGACGTTGAAGCCTCGAATGTAAAGGTGTATATAGATGGAATTCTCAAGTACGAGGCAAGTGGCCGTGGGGGGAAATCTCATTACTTCAAATGTGGAGTCTATGCACAGAATGATGATTCTTTCTATATGGAGTCCCGTTGGAAGGGAATCAAAGTTCTTAAAAAATGA
- the LOC108987818 gene encoding probable mediator of RNA polymerase II transcription subunit 26c — MATMDLDDFREVLESCGVDVWTFIDTAITVASSDYGDELKHRRDGIVERLYAATSPGQPRCRNCDDVDNLRPNNRREAKAPAGKDSSGHEGKGGSPMTPQSVEGEDVGDLDPYGGLFDDEQTKILEIKEHLEDPDQSDDSLVELLQSLADMDITFQALKETDIGRHVNRLRKHSSSDVRRLVKLLVRKWKDIVDEWVKLNQPGEQTSSALMEDGESPPRKIPQNGHHQVPDFGYSPNPHNGSSGSDKNNSESEPKPKVIPRKEAPLRPAQSTTLSASAHQNRQREEKDFDSERLASARKRLQENYKEAQNAKKQRTIQVMDIHDIPKPKNTFFAKNRGGGGGSHGRRW, encoded by the exons ATGGCGACGATGGATTTAGATGATTTCCGGGAAGTTCTGGAGAGCTGTGGGGTTGACGTGTGGACGTTCATAGACACTGCCATAACGGTGGCGTCTTCGGACTACGGCGACGAGCTCAAGCACCGTAGGGACGGGATCGTGGAACGGCTTTACGCGGCGACCTCGCCGGGGCAGCCTCGGTGCCGAAACTGCGACGACGTAGACAACCTGCGGCCTAATAATCGTCGCGAGGCGAAGGCTCCGGCGGGGAAGGATAGTAGCGGCCACGAAGGGAAAGGAGGGTCACCGATGACGCCGCAGTCCGTAGAAGGCGAGGACGTCGGAGATTTGGATCCCTACGGTGGTTTGTTCGATGACGAGCAGACAAAAATTCTGGAAATTAAGGAGCACCTCGAAGATCCTGACCag TCTGATGATTCTTTGGTTGAATTGCTTCAAAGTCTAGCAGATATGGATATAACATTTCAGGCACTCAAG GAGACTGATATAGGAAGGCATGTGAATCGATTGCGAAAGCATTCATCAAGCGATGTCCGGAGATTGGTGAAGCTTTTAGTCAG GAAGTGGAAGGATATTGTGGATGAATGGGTGAAGTTGAATCAACCTGGGGAACAGACTTCCTCTGCTCTAATGG AGGATGGTGAATCGCCCCCGAGGAAAATTCCCCAAAATGGTCATCACCAG GTTCCTGATTTTGGATACTCTCCCAATCCACACA ATGGGAGTTCTGGGTCGGACAAGAATAACTCAGAATCAGAGCCTAAGCCGAAAGTGATTCCTCGGAAGGAAGCTCCTCTTAGACCAGCCCAATCCACAACTCTATCTGCGTCTGCACATCAAAAT AGACAAAGGGAGGAAAAGGATTTTGACTCAGAAAGACTGGCTTCCGCAAGAAAACGGCTTCAAGAGAATTACAAAGAAGCTCAAAATG CCAAAAAGCAAAGAACGATTCAGGTGATGGACATCCATGACATTCCAAAACCCAAGAATACCTTCTTTGCAAAGAACagaggtggaggtggtggttcTCACGGGAGGCGCTGGTGA